Proteins co-encoded in one Plasmodium berghei ANKA genome assembly, chromosome: 11 genomic window:
- a CDS encoding protein transport protein Sec24A, putative: protein MQPHDSNRGLNNFNNSSNTNSSNNALNYNNQNNMNTPIASPFSYSGNTTNNINRGAGNIPPMGNNNDNAGYNTVKGNPNYYSGQNYYNLQNPVQHDAYAANSNNLNEGMYGREPPNSNPYLNNQGQYMGTQNAYMPMAANIPNNNANTFNDIGNNLRYDANKPINSVQPIVNDTYQEFLQFNAFSHFVKSSVNYMPANGTLKQKTHVPLGFTIQPLAPIPDGYPELASVNFGNSTVVRCKKCRTYINPFARFESGGKKWNCNMCYNINETPQFYFVPLDEKGKRKDLFQRPELCTGSVEFIAPSDYMIRPPQPPVYLFLIDVTVTSINSGLLDVVCNTIKKLLPKNNDDNATNANSNDKKVFDPRTLIGIITFDSTIHFYNLNSNLKQTQMMVVSDIQDIFIPLPENILVNVHECQNVIDNLLDNLPSMWRNNKMSDCCAGNALKAAVMLIKKVGGKILFFLSSVPNIGDLTVNVNREAKDKGSSYKKIYNSGNSGNSNTDLKLREVEMLNPANNEYGEFAQSITQFQIAVDLFACPLYNIDLASIYPLIKNSGGSLYYYPQFNVHQYSDKLREELLFALTTETAWESVMRIRISRGWKITNWYGNFQFRGVDLLALPNCHSSQTFSIVVDLEENVVQDSVVYVQSALLYTNSNGERRIRLHTYALPITQNIKTITDSINPQVVVSLLSHQAIEVIKKGKIADGRNLIQTLCSQVLSTQLSSSENLQLLPIYILGMLKSVAFRDSGDVPPDMRIYQWSRLENIPVESIEAYFYPRMFSLHNLEKHHGHYDENNNFIFPATLNLTCENMTQDGCYLVEDGENIVMWIGRSINPQWIYSVFGVQSLDQLNSEYAENHIGSSDNPSGLQVLNIINALRKARTPSYMKLTVVKQGDPLEYKFFSYLIEDRSQHMMISLKEFLAKFYPKYPQFTPSLSNPHAATFDR, encoded by the exons atgcagCCACATGATAGCAATCGAGggttaaataattttaataacagTAGTAATACTAATAGTAGCAACAATGCATTAAATTACAACAATCAAAACAATATGAATACACCAATTGCTAGTCCGTTTTCATATAGCGGTAACActactaataatattaatagaGGTGCTGGAAATATACCACCTATgggtaataataatgataatgcGGGTTATAATACTGTAAAAGGAAATCCAAATTATTACAGCGGGCAAAATTACTATAACTTGCAAAATCCAGTGCAACATGACGCATATGCAgcaaattcaaataatttaaatgaagGCATGTATGGTAGGGAACCTCCCAATTCTAATccttatttaaataatcaaGGTCAATACATGGGGACacaaaatgcatatatgcCAATGGCAGCTAATATTCCCAATAATAATGCTAACACATTCAACGATATAGGAAACAATTTAAGATATGATGCGAACAAACCTATAAATAGCGTACAACCCATAGTAAATGATACATATCAAgaatttttacaatttaaTGCCTTTTCCCATTTTGTAAAAAGTTCAGTAAACTATATGCCAGCTAATGGAacattaaaacaaaaaacacACGTTCCATTAGGTTTTACAATACAGCCATTAGCACCAATACCTGATGGATACCCAGAATTAGCGTCAGTAAATTTTGGAAACTCGACTGTTGTTCGATGCAAAAAATGTAGGACATATATAAATCCATTTGCTCGATTTGAATCAGGAGGGAAAAAATGGAATTGTAATATGtgttataatataaatgaaacaccacaattttattttgtgcCATTAGATGAAAAAGGCAAGCGAAAAGATTTATTCCAAAGACCAGAATTATGTACAGGCAGCGTTGAATTTATTGCACCAAGTGATTATATGATACGACCACCACAACCAcctgtatatttatttttaatagaTGTAACAGTAACATCAATAAATTCTGGACTATTAGATGTTGTTTGTaatacaattaaaaaattactaccaaaaaataatgatgataatgCTACTAATGCAAATAGTAATGATAAAAAGGTGTTTGATCCTCGTACATTAATTGGTATTATAACATTTGATTCAACTATAcacttttataatttaaattcgAATTTAAAACAAACTCAAATGATGGTAGTGTCAGATATACAAGATATTTTTATCCCATTAcctgaaaatattttagtaAATGTGCATGAATGCCAAAATGTAATTGATAATTTATTAGACAACTTACCAAGTATGTGGAGGAATAATAAGATGAGCGATTGCTGTGCAGGAAATGCATTAAAAGCAGCAGTTAtgcttataaaaaaagtaggaggtaaaatattattttttctttcatcCGTACCAAATATAGGTGACTTAACAGTTAATGTAAATAGAGAAGCAAAAGATAAAGGTAGcagttataaaaaaatatataattctgGTAATTCAGGTAATAGTAATACAGATTTGAAATTACGAGAAGTAGAAATGTTAAACCCAGctaataatgaatatgGAGAATTTGCACAAAGTATAACACAATTTCAAATAGCTGTTGATTTGTTTGCATGCCCATTATATAACATAGATTTAGCTAGTATATACccattaataaaaaattcaggaggttctttatattattacccACAATTTAATGTACATCAATATAGTGATAAATTAAGAGAAGAGTTGTTATTTGCATTGACAACTGAAACAGCATGGGAATCTGTAATGAGAATAAGAATAAGCCGAGGCTGGAAAATTACTAATTGGTATGGCAATTTTCAATTTAGGGGTGTAGATTTATTAGCATTACCTAATTGCCATTCGAGTCAAACCTTTAGTATTGTTGTAGATTTAGAAGAAAATGTAGTACAAGATTCAGTAGTATATGTACAATCagcattattatatacaaattctAATGGGGAAAGACGAATACGATTACACACATATGCATTGCCGATAACTCAAAACATTAAAACAATTACGGATTCAATTAATCCCCAAGTTGTTGTGTCATTATTATCACACCAAGCTATagaagtaataaaaaaaggaaaaatagCTGATGGCAGAAATTTAATACAAACCTTATGCTCCCAAGTATTATCTACGCAATTGTCATCATCAGAAAACTTACAATTATtacctatatatattttaggTATGCTAAAATCTGTTGCATTTAGAGATAGTGGAGATGTACCACCCGATATGAGAATATATCAATGGTCACGATTAGAAAATATCCCAGTCGAATCAATTGAAGCATACTTTTATCCAAGAATGTTTAGCTTGCATAATCTCGAAAAACACCATGGGCATTATgacgaaaataataattttatatttcctgCAACCCTTAATTTGACATGCGAAAATATGACTCAGGATGGATGTTATTTGGTGGAGGATGGCGAAAACATAGTCATGTGGATAGGAAG aAGCATAAATCCTCAATGGATATATTCAGTTTTTGGTGTTCAATCACTTGATCAGTTAAATTCAGAGTACGCAGAAAACCATATAG gATCATCTGATAACCCTTCTGGTTTACaagttttaaatataataaatgcaTTAAGAAAGGCTAGAACACCATCTTACATGAAATTAACGGTGGTAAAGCAAGGAGACCCATTGGAATACAA ATTTTTCTCATACTTAATAGAAGACCGATCTCAGCACATGATGATCTCTTTAAAAGAATTCTTAGCAAAATTTT ATCCAAAATATCCGCAGTTTACCCCTTCGTTGAGCAATCCACATGCTGCAACATTCGACcgttaa
- a CDS encoding Fe-S assembly protein IscX, putative, which yields MNKGIVNKIMYFSLNRSNVFIKQTYSIYRNITHHKTKICTDLSNLTNYSNKRYFNDNSDNDLTIDWEHSEDITDLLFEEYKNVDPLTLRFEELENMIIDTVVNKNQKKLSGRCNEGILENIQMDWLERYNNENA from the coding sequence atgaacaaaGGAATAGTAAACAAGATTATGTATTTCTCTTTGAATAGATCtaatgtttttataaagCAAACTTATTCCATATATAGGAATATTACACATcacaaaacaaaaatttgTACAGATTTGTCCAATTTGACAAATTATAGTAATAAAAGGTACTTCAATGATAATAGTGATAATGATCTAACTATAGACTGGGAGCATTCAGAGGACATAACAGATTTGCTTTTTGAAGAATACAAAAATGTAGATCCATTAACATTAAGATTTGAAGAATtagaaaatatgataatagATACTgtagtaaataaaaatcaaaaaaagcTAAGTGGAAGATGTAATGAAGGcattttagaaaatatacaGATGGATTGGTTAGAGAGATACAATAACGAAAATGCATAG
- a CDS encoding protein arginine N-methyltransferase 5, putative gives MPLKNKYGILNIGIEYNYNDVNDVQISEISPDFIVTNLFKESPVNSNNFSNISHNNSNEENNKNSEYQVCPLFGDKFEDIDIWKENIYGKISEWIDTDNTDEAFSEYSIDALNKQIQWSSYISVNNLIINTPLYNKCDNYARCINSNIHNYNGVSITLKVSLAQKIKNIEHLNTNFNNNNISKNRDSSNDSCENIINGWNIWAKFISYCNFDFSNLNVAIEFVNIKDININNINLDIWKSEPVKLIIIPLDVFFIDSKTGYPYLPKKLKDLLIFFFRKNIDIVLTAQKKGEDHYIYNTESGGIYLEGKGIEADEMNMIEKTNNRYKLGKDVKEDSEGKNEFVDNIYYLKCCIYYLKRLFMSIENFDTHTLFDSSYWDYLQIPLQPLKDNLSSQVYEIFERDKTKYEKYELAISKYLCDELNKKKYNNDKLNLLNEENNNNNSDKIKISKSDGRHFIIFVVGAGRGPLVDCTLKALETNKINNYSIYAIEKNNSAILVLKNRLLNEKWKNVKVINSDMRHLKIDIKADLVVSELLGSFGDNELFPECLDSMKKYLKEDGISIPQNCLSYVEPISCAKVYYKLCNNTFPGNNENFYVINLYSYYKISEGPKECFYFDIPSKNIKNDNSNNNRYKNINFKVINDSYLHGFLCYFNSKLYNDVYLSIEPNTHTNNLHSWYPLFIPINKIIFLKNKQNLSFSIWRLTDSHKIWYEWCINEPTSTNIHNYNARYFSIGK, from the coding sequence ATGCctctaaaaaataaatatggaaTTTTAAACATAGGGATAGAATATAACTACAATGATGTGAATGATGTACAGATAAGTGAGATAAGCCCAGATTTTATTGTGACAAATCTTTTTAAAGAAAGCCCAGTAAACTCTAATAACTTTAGTAACATTAGCCACAATAATtcaaatgaagaaaataataaaaattccgAATATCAAGTATGCCCACTATTTGGGGATAAATTTGAAGATATAGATATATggaaagaaaatatttatggaaaaatatCGGAGTGGATCGATACAGATAATACAGACGAGGCTTTTAGCGAATACTCCATCGACGCCcttaataaacaaatacaGTGGTCAAGTTATATATCAGTAaacaatttaattattaacactccattatataataaatgtgaTAATTATGCTAGATGCATTAATTCCAATATTCACAACTACAATGGAGTTTCAATAACTCTAAAAGTGTCATTAGcccaaaaaataaaaaatatcgaACACCTAAATactaattttaataataataatatttcaaaaaatagaGATAGTAGTAACGATTCatgtgaaaatataataaatggaTGGAATATTTGGGCTAAGTTTATATCTTATTgtaattttgatttttcaaatttgaATGTAGCTATAGAATTCGTAAACATAAAagatattaatattaataatataaatttagatATATGGAAATCAGAACCtgttaaattaataatcaTACCTCTcgatgtattttttatagacTCTAAAACTGGATATCCATATTTACCGAAAAAATTGAAAgatcttttaatatttttttttagaaaaaatattgatataGTATTAACTGCTCAAAAAAAGGGGGAGGATCATTACATATACAATACGGAAAGCGGGGGCATATATTTGGAAGGAAAAGGGATCGAAGCCGATGAAATGAATATGatagaaaaaacaaataatagaTATAAATTAGGTAAAGACGTTAAAGAAGATTCAGAGGGTAAGAATGAATTCGTTGACAATATTTACTATCTGAAATGTTGTATTTATTACTTAAAAAGATTGTTTATGTCaattgaaaattttgataCCCACACTTTATTTGACAGCTCGTATTGGGATTATTTACAAATCCCCTTGCAGCCATTAAAAGACAATTTATCATCTCAAgtttatgaaatatttgaaagagataaaacaaaatatgaaaaatacgAGTTAGctatttcaaaatatttatgtgaTGAactaaacaaaaaaaaatataataatgataagcTTAACCtattaaatgaagaaaataataataataattcagaTAAAATTAAGATAAGTAAATCGGATGGAAggcattttattatatttgtagtAGGGGCTGGTAGAGGACCATTAGTCGATTGCACGTTAAAAGCGTTAGAAacgaataaaataaataactaTTCTATTTATgcaatagaaaaaaataatagcgCTATTttagtattaaaaaatcgATTGCTAAAcgaaaaatggaaaaatgtTAAGGTTATTAATAGTGATATGAGGCATCTAAAAATAGATATAAAAGCAGATTTAGTTGTTAGTGAATTATTAGGTTCATTTGGAGATAATGAGCTTTTCCCTGAATGCTTAGACagtatgaaaaaatatttaaaagaagACGGGATTAGTATCCCACAAAATTGTTTATCTTATGTTGAACCAATTTCGTGCGCAAaagtttattataaattatgtaataataCTTTTCCAGGAAATAATGagaatttttatgttattaacttatattcttattataaaatttcaGAAGGGCCTAAAgaatgtttttattttgatataccaagtaaaaatataaaaaatgataattctaataataaccgttataaaaatatcaacTTTAAAGTAATCAATGATTCATATTTACATGGGTTTTTATGCTACTttaattcaaaattatataatgatgtatatttatcaatTGAGCCAAATACCCATACAAATAACTTACACAGTTGGTATcctttatttattccaataaacaaaattatttttttaaaaaataaacaaaaccTTTCTTTTAGTATTTGGAGATTAACAGATAGTCATAAAATATGGTATGAATGGTGTATCAATGAGCCAACTAGTACAAATATACACAATTATAATGCCcgatatttttctattggtaaataa
- a CDS encoding cytochrome c oxidase subunit 2, putative, giving the protein MFNLNSKLYFGLRNINQLTSNHKIYYAHVKRIAKFPFKYNEFTTTKKDITNKVKDIHDKSYAETNNHGHAEHTKGLYHHVDHHHGNPHDHLTEDGTRKPEYDFDNYHWDDYWANAPKQNIIIVNGQKMIKGEETKPMEYLFNVSQQNIPFWSRTRLNVWGNHNLVLKVEFLFFWIPTLIIFSIAIPCFTMLYMLDEIVHTTMTVKVIGRQWYWIYEVESPPEDEE; this is encoded by the exons atgtttaatCTGAATTccaaattatattttggtttaagaaatataaatcagTTGACTAGTAATcacaaaatttattatgcACACGTAAAGAGAATAGCAAAATTCCCAttcaaatataatgaatttacaactacaaaaaaagatattACCAATAAGGTAAAAGATATTCATGACAAATCATATGCCGAAACAAATAATCATGGACATGCAGAACATACAAAGGGATTATATCATCATGTAGACCATCATCATGGAAATCCTCATGATCATTTAACTGAGGATGGAACAAGAAAACCAGAATATGATTTTGATAATTATCATTGGGATGATTATTGGGCAAATGCTCCTAAACAAAACATCATAATTGTGAATGGACAGAAAATGATTAAAGGAGAAGAAACAAAACCAAtggaatatttatttaacgTTAGTCAACAAAACATCCCATTTTGGTCTAGAACACGATTAAATGTATGGGGGAATCACAATTTAGTTTTAAAAGTCgagtttttatttttttggatCCCAActcttattatttttagtaTAGCTATTCCTTGTTTTACAATGTTGTATATGTTAGATGAAATTGTCCATACGACCATGACAGTCAAAGTTATTGGACGGCAATG GTATTGGATCTATGAAGTGGAGTCTCCTCCAGAAGATGAAGAATAA
- a CDS encoding actin-depolymerizing factor 2, translating to MVSGVNVSDECIYEFNRLKVKHLNKYIIYKIENLEKIVVDVLEHDMELTSLDNIIMRIKNNLKNTECRYIIADMPIPTPEGVLRDRIYFIFWSPGLSKPKEKMLYAASKESLVRKINGIFKSLEITCDINEFEEELKAIILNT from the exons ATGGTTTCAGGAGTTAATGTATCCGACGAATGTATTTATGAGTTTAACAGATTAAAAGTCAAGCATTtgaacaaatatattatttataaaatagaaaatttgGAGAAAATTGTTGTAGATGTATTAGAACATGATATGGAATTAACATCATTAGACAATATTATAATGCGcattaaaaacaatttaaagAACACAGAGTGTAGATATATCATTGCag ATATGCCTATCCCAACTCCTGAAGGAGTATTGAGAGAcagaatatattttattttttggtcACCAGGTTTATCGAAAccaaaagaaaaaatgcTGTATGCTGCATCTAAAGAATCATTAgttagaaaaattaatggaatttttaaaagtttAGAAATTACTTGtgatataaatgaatttgAAGAAGAACTTAAggctattattttaaacaCATAA
- a CDS encoding bergheilysin, whose protein sequence is MKLMKVLGYINIITNCVNGILCKGDKKRYSIFTNNYIYSISTLNNYSFAATMNKMPAWVNEKCPEHKSYDIVEKRYNENLNLTYTVYEHKKAKTQVIALGSNDPLDAEQAFGFYVKTLTHSDKGIPHILEHTVLSGSKNFNYKDSMGLLEKGTLNTHLNAYTFNDRTIYMAGSMNNRDFFNIMAVYMDSVFQPNVLENKFIFQTEGWTYEVEKLKEEEKNLDIPKIKDYKVSFNGIVYNEMKGAFSNPLQDLYYEVMRNMFPDNVHSNISGGDPKEIPNLSYEEFKEFYYKNYNPKKIKVFFFSKNNPTELLNFVDNYLCQLDFTKYRDDAVEHVNYQEYRKGPFYIKKKFADHSEEKENLASVSWLLNPKKHKNSDTDLSLESPTDYFALLIINNLLTHTSESVLYKALIESGLGNSIVDRGLNDSLVQYVFSIGLKGIKEKNEKNISLDKVHYEVEKIVLEALKKVVKEGFNKSAVEAAINNIEFVLKEANLKISKSIDFVFEMASRLNYGKDPLLIFEFEKHLNVVKDKIKNEPKYLEKYVEKHLLNNDHRVVILLEGDENYGTEQEKLEKDMLKKRIESFTEKEKENIITDFENLTKYKNTEESPEHLDKFPIISISDLNGKTLEIPVNPFFTNLNNENNMQHYNETKNNQTLVKENMDRFINKYILNKDGNDKNDSKNADVPMLIYEIPTSGILYLQFIFSLDNLTLEELSYLNLFKSLILENKTNKRSSEEFVILREKNIGNMMTNVALLSTSDRLNVTDKYNAKGFFNFEMHMLSHKCNDALEIALEALKESDFSNKKKVIEILKRKINGMKTTFASKGHSILIKYVKSRINSKYYAYDLIHGYDNYLKLQEQLKLAETNYESLEAILNRIRKKIFKRNNLIMNVTVDPGTIDQLFAKSKNSFNNLLSYFDENESYCSKNDSFNKVVGWNKEIQEKKLLEGEEVKKELLVVPTFVNSVSMSGVLFNKGEYLDPSFTVIVAALKNSYLWETVRGLNGAYGVFADIEYDGTVVFLSARDPNLEKTLQTFREAAQGLRKMADVMTKNDLLRYIINAIGTIDRPRRGVELSKLSFSRIISNETEQDRIEFRNRVMNTKKEDFYKFADLLEKKVKEFEKNVVIITSKEKANEYINNVDNDFKKILIE, encoded by the coding sequence atgaaattaatgAAAGTTTTAGGATATATTAACATCATCACAAATTGCGTAAATGGGATTTTATGCAAAGGAGATAAGAAAAGATATAgtatatttacaaataattatatttattcaataagcacattaaataattactCGTTTGCTGCAACCATGAATAAAATGCCTGCGTGGgttaatgaaaaatgcCCAGAGCATAAAAGTTACGATATTGTtgaaaaaagatataatgAGAATTTAAATTTGACTTATACTGTTTATGAACATAAAAAGGCCAAAACGCAAGTTATAGCATTAGGGTCAAATGACCCATTAGATGCTGAGCAAGCATTTGGATTTTATGTTAAAACATTGACCCATTCAGATAAAGGAATACCCCATATATTAGAGCATACGGTTTTATCTGGTTcgaaaaattttaattataaggATTCTATGGGGCTATTAGAAAAGGGAACGTTAAATACACATCTAAATGCTTACACATTTAATGATAgaactatatatatggcTGGGTCAATGAATAACAGAgacttttttaatataatggCAGTATATATGGATAGTGTATTTCAACCAAAtgttttagaaaataaatttatttttcaaacaGAAGGGTGGACATATGAAGTCGAAAAGTTAAAAGAAGAGGAAAAGAATTTAGATATTCCTAAAATTAAAGATTATAAAGTTTCATTTAATGGTAttgtatataatgaaatgaAAGGAGCCTTCAGCAATCCATTACAAgatttatattatgaagTTATGAGAAATATGTTTCCTGATAATGTTCATTCAAATATCAGTGGTGGTGATCCAAAAGAAATTCCAAACTTATCTTATGAAGAATTTAAAGAATTctattacaaaaattataatccCAAAAAGATTAAggtctttttttttagtaaaaataatccaaccgaattattaaattttgtaGATAATTACTTATGTCAATTAGATTTTACTAAATATAGAGATGATGCTGTGGAACATGTAAATTATCAAGAATATAGAAAAGGGCCcttttatataaagaaaaaatttgCTGACCATTcagaagaaaaagaaaatttagCCTCAGTTTCATGGTTGTTGAATccaaaaaaacataaaaattcaGACACTGATCTAAGCTTAGAATCACCAACAGATTATTTtgcattattaataataaataatttattaaccCATACATCGGAAAgtgtattatataaagcTTTAATAGAAAGTGGTTTGGGTAATAGTATTGTTGATAGAGGTCTAAATGATAGTTTAGTTCAATATGTTTTCAGCATAGGGCTAAAAGGAATtaaggaaaaaaatgagaaaaatataagtttaGATAAAGTACATTATGAAGTcgaaaaaattgttttagAGGCTTTGAAAAAAGTTGTTAAAGAAGGTTTTAATAAATCAGCTGTAGAAGCAGCCATAAATAACATAgaatttgttttaaaagaagcgaatttaaaaatatcaaaaagtATAGATTTTGTTTTTGAAATGGCGTCAAGATTGAATTATGGAAAAGATCCATTACTAATATTTGAATTCGAAAAGCATTTAAATGTTGTTAAAGATAAGATAAAAAACGAGCCCAAATACTTAGAAAAATACGTTGAGAagcatttattaaataatgacCATCGTGTAGTCATCTTGCTTGAAGGTGATGAAAATTATGGAACTGAACaagaaaaattagaaaaagacatgttaaaaaaaagaatagaAAGCTTTacagaaaaagaaaaagaaaatattataactgATTTCGaaaatttaacaaaatataaaaatacagaAGAATCACCAGAACATTTGGATAAATTCCCTATTATAAGTATATCTGATTTGAATGGAAAAACGTTAGAAATTCCAGTAAACCCATTCTTTactaatttaaataatgaaaacaaTATGCAACATTACAATGAAACTAAAAATAACCAAACATTGGTTAAGGAAAATATGGATCGCTTTATAAATAAGTACATTCTTAATAAGGATGGAAATGATAAGAATGATAGTAAAAATGCTGATGTACCAATGctaatatatgaaatacCTACAAGTggcatattatatttacaattcatattttcattgGACAATTTAACACTTGAAGAGTTAAGCTATTTAAACCTTTTTAAAAGTTTAATTcttgaaaataaaacaaataaaagatCTTCTGAAgaatttgttattttaagagaaaaaaatataggtAATATGATGACAAATGTAGCATTATTATCTACTAGCGATCGCTTAAATGTAACTGACAAATATAATGCAAAAggtttttttaattttgagATGCATATGTTAAGTCATAAATGTAATGATGCTTTAGAAATTGCTTTAGAAGCATTAAAGGAATCtgatttttcaaataaaaaaaaagtaattgAAATTTTGaagagaaaaataaatggaatGAAAACGACATTCGCTTCAAAAGGACAttctatattaataaaatatgttaaatcCCGTATCAATTCGAAATATTATGCTTATGATCTAATACATGGTTATGACAATTATCTAAAATTACAAGAGCAATTAAAATTAGCCGAAACTAACTATGAATCTCTTGAAGCCATATTAAATAGaatcagaaaaaaaatatttaaaagaaataatttaataatgaatGTAACAGTTGATCCAGGAACTATTGATCAGTTGTTTGCCAAATCAAAAAATTCGTTCAATAATTTATTGTCATattttgatgaaaatgaatCATATTGTTCCAAAAATGATAGTTTTAATAAAGTGGTTGGATGGAATAAAGAAATACAAGAAAAGAAATTATTGGAGGGAGAAGAggtaaaaaaagaattgCTTGTTGTCCCAACATTTGTAAATTCTGTATCCATGTCTGGAGTTCTGTTTAATAAAGGCGAATATCTCGACCCAAGCTTTACTGTTATCGTAGCAGCATTAAAAAACTCATACCTATGGGAAACTGTTCGAGGTCTTAATGGTGCTTATGGTGTGTTTGCTGATATTGAATATGATGGTACTgttgtatttttatcagCAAGAGATccaaatttagaaaaaacaTTGCAAACATTTAGAGAAGCAGCTCAAGGTTTAAGAAAAATGGCCGATGTTATgacaaaaaatgatttattaaGATATATAATCAATGCTATTGGAACAATTGATAGACCTAGAAGAGGTGTTGAATTGAGCAAACTTTCATTTTCACGAATTATATCAAATGAAACTGAACAAGATAGAATTGAATTCAGAAATAGAGTTATGAATACTAAAAAAGAAGacttttataaatttgcagatttattagaaaaaaaagttaaagaatttgaaaaaaatgttgtCATCATAACTAGTAAAGAAAAGgcaaatgaatatataaataatgttgATAacgattttaaaaaaatacttatCGAATAA